The proteins below come from a single Roseiflexus sp. RS-1 genomic window:
- a CDS encoding response regulator transcription factor encodes MRILIVDDNRDILDLVQRVLLAEGHEIITARNGVEALQREAEYTPDLIVLDINLPFLDGWEVCRQIKARRSVPVIILSVRAEAVDLERSRAAGADDHVLKPFDLDDLVNRIARLTNTLPG; translated from the coding sequence ATGCGCATTCTGATCGTCGATGACAACCGTGATATTCTCGATCTCGTGCAGCGCGTTCTGCTGGCAGAAGGGCACGAGATCATCACTGCTCGCAACGGGGTGGAAGCGCTTCAGCGCGAAGCGGAGTATACGCCGGATCTGATCGTGCTCGACATCAACCTGCCCTTTCTGGATGGATGGGAAGTCTGTCGGCAGATCAAGGCGCGCCGTTCTGTGCCGGTCATTATCCTTTCGGTGCGTGCCGAAGCAGTCGATCTGGAACGCAGTCGCGCCGCTGGCGCCGACGATCATGTCCTCAAACCGTTTGACCTCGATGATCTGGTCAACCGGATTGCCCGCCTGACAAACACGCTTCCGGGATAA
- a CDS encoding TM0106 family RecB-like putative nuclease — MTNEQPQPVTTVPSFPPSWIDADDLAWLARCERRIWLDQRSVHPPPVTPTADARARMALRAAHKQRILAGIPNLEDLSALDWSERVIQTRRLMQRGAAAIAGAALEAPLADHTLRGAPDLLIRTATTSGAWSYRPVAIVLHTRPTRWDRLLLDAWRWLVRQTQGEAIDPPGELWLGASGDGPALVKRQSASLAPFTAQVWRAAVIATREAPPVWFDNDHCPFCTWRTACDAAARETRDIALLPGLSRRQGIALRQRGIHRIEQVVTLEPGVLATLPDRLPYGGERLRLQAQALLSDQPQPTSTGAPQLPHVGFFLDIESDPLTREPWAFGLAGAPGDRMIIVVDPTSDGRSTALNGVPLILAPDVREGWRRVLAAVQERGGRLAHWGEAERLMLEQSAEPSVHRKLAPLLVDARHELGVRVVLPTPRLSDQRGGGLKAIARWLGCTWSPGADHWTLAWEAYQRWVRQPSPLAAIEMLAPAIVYLIADVEALAAVWRWLEAFVGSISANDGLPDWRAYRDTAATLEC; from the coding sequence ATGACCAACGAGCAACCCCAGCCGGTCACAACAGTTCCATCTTTCCCTCCCTCCTGGATCGACGCCGACGATCTGGCATGGCTGGCGCGCTGCGAACGTCGGATCTGGCTTGATCAACGTTCTGTTCATCCGCCTCCGGTAACACCCACCGCCGATGCGCGTGCGCGGATGGCGCTTCGTGCTGCCCACAAACAGCGCATCCTCGCCGGGATTCCGAATCTTGAAGACCTGTCCGCACTTGACTGGTCTGAGCGTGTCATCCAGACCCGCCGGTTGATGCAACGCGGTGCGGCAGCGATTGCCGGCGCCGCGCTCGAAGCGCCTCTCGCCGACCACACGCTACGCGGCGCTCCCGACCTGCTGATCCGCACCGCTACCACATCCGGCGCGTGGTCCTATCGCCCGGTGGCGATTGTGTTGCACACCCGCCCGACACGCTGGGATCGGTTGCTGCTCGACGCATGGCGGTGGTTGGTGCGGCAGACCCAGGGGGAAGCGATCGATCCGCCTGGCGAGTTGTGGCTCGGCGCCAGCGGGGACGGACCGGCGCTCGTCAAACGCCAATCTGCGTCGCTCGCCCCATTCACCGCTCAGGTCTGGCGCGCTGCCGTCATCGCAACCAGAGAAGCCCCGCCTGTCTGGTTCGACAACGACCATTGCCCTTTCTGCACCTGGCGAACGGCGTGCGATGCGGCTGCGCGCGAAACGCGCGACATCGCACTCCTTCCCGGATTGAGCCGCCGGCAGGGGATTGCGCTGCGTCAGCGCGGCATCCATCGGATAGAACAGGTTGTGACGCTCGAACCTGGCGTTCTTGCAACGCTGCCGGATCGTCTGCCCTATGGTGGCGAGCGCCTGCGATTGCAGGCGCAGGCGCTGCTCAGCGACCAACCACAACCAACCAGCACTGGCGCTCCGCAGCTCCCCCACGTCGGTTTCTTTCTCGACATCGAAAGCGACCCGCTGACTCGTGAACCGTGGGCATTCGGTCTGGCAGGCGCGCCGGGCGACCGCATGATCATTGTCGTCGATCCAACCTCGGATGGGCGCTCCACCGCATTGAACGGCGTGCCGCTCATCCTGGCGCCGGATGTTCGGGAGGGATGGCGGCGCGTCCTCGCCGCCGTCCAGGAAAGAGGCGGCAGGCTGGCGCACTGGGGCGAAGCAGAGCGCCTGATGCTCGAACAGAGCGCCGAACCGTCGGTGCATCGGAAACTTGCGCCGCTCCTGGTCGATGCCCGGCATGAACTTGGCGTGCGAGTCGTGCTTCCCACACCTCGCCTGAGCGATCAGCGCGGCGGCGGGTTGAAAGCTATTGCGCGCTGGCTCGGATGCACCTGGTCCCCTGGCGCAGACCACTGGACACTGGCCTGGGAAGCGTACCAACGCTGGGTTCGGCAGCCCTCTCCGCTTGCCGCCATCGAGATGCTTGCACCGGCAATCGTCTACCTGATCGCCGATGTCGAGGCGCTGGCGGCAGTCTGGCGCTGGCTCGAAGCCTTTGTTGGCTCAATCAGCGCAAACGACGGGCTTCCAGACTGGCGTGCATATCGAGATACCGCAGCCACCCTCGAATGCTGA
- a CDS encoding STAS domain-containing protein has protein sequence MESLRIPILKIGDVLIASIQVALHDASAVQFKDDLLQKIYDTKARGLIVDLTAVDVVDSFIGRLISDIASMAGLMGTKVVITGLQPAVAITLVELGLELTGVMTALNLEKGLAMLRRQAEEDADGTG, from the coding sequence TTGGAAAGCCTCAGGATACCCATTCTCAAGATCGGCGATGTGCTTATTGCTTCCATTCAGGTGGCGTTGCACGATGCTTCAGCCGTGCAGTTCAAGGATGATCTGCTCCAGAAGATCTACGATACCAAAGCACGCGGCTTGATCGTCGATCTCACCGCTGTCGATGTTGTCGACAGTTTTATCGGGCGTCTGATCAGTGATATTGCTTCGATGGCCGGCCTGATGGGGACGAAGGTGGTCATTACCGGGCTTCAACCGGCAGTGGCGATCACGCTGGTGGAACTGGGGTTGGAGTTGACCGGTGTGATGACCGCGCTCAATCTCGAGAAAGGTCTGGCGATGCTCCGCCGACAGGCTGAGGAGGACGCCGATGGCACAGGCTAA
- a CDS encoding NUDIX hydrolase, which produces MPAITRDFTATTFVVHERRTLLLLHRKLNMWLPPGGHIDPHELPDEAAIREVREEAGLEVELLMTGSVLGNVRVLPQPYCILLEDIAPGHQHIDLIYFARVRGGVLNPSERETQAARWVTWEELDAPDISEDIRELGRRAIELCS; this is translated from the coding sequence ATGCCAGCCATCACGCGCGATTTTACTGCGACCACGTTTGTTGTTCACGAACGACGCACGCTGCTGTTGTTGCATCGCAAACTGAATATGTGGCTGCCACCCGGCGGACACATCGACCCGCACGAACTGCCAGACGAGGCTGCCATTCGTGAGGTGCGCGAAGAAGCCGGGCTTGAAGTGGAACTGCTGATGACCGGCAGCGTGCTCGGCAACGTTCGCGTGCTTCCGCAACCGTACTGCATCTTGTTGGAAGATATTGCGCCAGGACATCAGCATATTGATCTGATCTACTTTGCACGGGTACGCGGAGGTGTGTTGAATCCTTCTGAACGCGAGACGCAGGCGGCGCGCTGGGTGACATGGGAAGAACTGGATGCGCCTGATATTTCTGAAGATATTCGCGAGTTAGGACGGCGTGCCATCGAACTGTGCAGTTGA
- a CDS encoding PH domain-containing protein, protein MSSGWPVYDNETQYRQIVTYLLPGETLYAVYDCKGIGTGFVGITDRRLIFYDQGIIAKKRMMVSLPYQNILGVAVADEGMIFQSGEIIILTAFGRFAFEFRGPDKAAWIYRFLLGQILAQKSPTPTAGYGR, encoded by the coding sequence ATGTCGTCAGGGTGGCCAGTCTATGATAATGAAACGCAATACCGCCAAATCGTGACGTATCTGCTTCCAGGAGAGACGCTGTATGCCGTCTACGACTGCAAAGGTATCGGCACCGGATTCGTCGGCATAACCGATCGTCGGCTCATCTTTTACGATCAGGGGATCATCGCAAAGAAACGGATGATGGTCTCTCTACCGTACCAGAATATCCTGGGAGTCGCAGTGGCGGACGAAGGGATGATCTTTCAGAGTGGTGAGATTATCATTCTGACCGCTTTTGGTCGGTTCGCATTCGAATTTCGCGGTCCAGACAAAGCCGCCTGGATCTACCGTTTTCTTCTCGGACAGATCCTCGCGCAAAAGTCACCGACGCCAACAGCAGGTTATGGCAGGTAA
- a CDS encoding DUF983 domain-containing protein, translated as MFRSRFTMNVRCPVCGMVFERGAGEFSGGMAINTVATSSVAVTGAALAFFTDLPVLPLILALTLVSTVFALWFYRHARALWAGILFLTGSVRED; from the coding sequence ATGTTTCGTTCACGTTTTACGATGAATGTGCGTTGCCCGGTGTGCGGCATGGTGTTCGAGCGTGGCGCGGGGGAGTTCAGCGGCGGGATGGCGATCAACACGGTTGCCACCTCTTCGGTAGCGGTGACCGGCGCTGCGCTGGCTTTTTTCACCGATCTGCCGGTGTTGCCGCTGATCCTGGCGCTGACCCTGGTCTCAACGGTTTTTGCCCTCTGGTTCTACCGCCACGCCCGTGCGCTGTGGGCGGGCATTCTGTTTCTCACCGGTTCAGTACGGGAAGATTGA
- the nifS gene encoding cysteine desulfurase NifS: MSLQSEEYVTDRLIYLDHAATTPVDPVVLEAMIPYFTTHFGNPSSIYRIGRAALHALDEARDQIASILGASPREIIFTGSGSESDNLAIRGVALAQRQAGRGSHIITSAIEHHAVLHTVEHLQAFGFEATILPVDPKGLVQPEYLRAALRPDTVLVSIMYANNEIGTIQPIAELGAICRERGIPFHTDAVQAPGALPLDVRALNVDLMTIAAHKFYGPKGVGALYVRRGTPLLPQITGGGQERRRRAGTENVPGIVGMATALRLAEERRAHDSAHCARLRDRLVAGILERVPGSRLNGHPTQRLPNNASLSFEGVEGESILLLLDQHGIAASSGSACTSGSLEPSHVLIALARASGTERAPEIAAALPGAVRFTFGRENTDADVDAVLEMLPGIVAQLREMTVTSQGGV; the protein is encoded by the coding sequence ATGTCTCTACAAAGCGAGGAGTATGTGACTGACCGATTGATCTACCTTGATCACGCGGCAACGACGCCGGTCGATCCCGTGGTGCTCGAGGCGATGATCCCCTATTTCACCACGCACTTTGGCAATCCATCGAGCATCTATCGCATTGGACGCGCTGCACTGCATGCACTCGACGAAGCGCGTGATCAGATTGCGTCGATCCTGGGAGCATCGCCGCGTGAGATTATTTTTACCGGCAGTGGTTCGGAGAGCGATAACCTTGCGATTCGTGGCGTCGCACTGGCGCAACGCCAGGCAGGACGGGGATCGCACATTATTACCAGCGCCATTGAGCATCACGCGGTGCTGCATACCGTCGAACATTTGCAAGCGTTTGGGTTCGAGGCGACCATCCTGCCGGTCGATCCCAAAGGTCTGGTGCAGCCGGAATACCTGCGCGCCGCGTTGCGTCCGGACACGGTGCTGGTATCGATCATGTACGCCAACAACGAAATCGGCACGATCCAGCCGATTGCGGAACTGGGCGCCATCTGTCGCGAACGCGGCATTCCTTTCCACACCGATGCCGTCCAGGCGCCCGGTGCGTTACCGCTCGACGTGCGTGCGCTCAACGTCGATCTTATGACCATTGCTGCGCACAAGTTCTACGGTCCCAAAGGCGTGGGTGCGCTCTACGTTCGCCGGGGCACACCGCTCCTGCCGCAGATCACCGGCGGTGGACAGGAACGACGACGACGCGCTGGCACCGAGAATGTGCCCGGCATCGTCGGCATGGCGACGGCGCTGCGCCTGGCGGAAGAACGCCGCGCGCACGACAGCGCCCACTGTGCGCGTCTGCGCGACCGGTTGGTGGCGGGCATTCTGGAACGTGTGCCGGGATCGCGTCTCAATGGTCATCCGACCCAACGACTGCCCAATAATGCCAGTCTTTCGTTCGAGGGTGTCGAGGGTGAAAGCATCCTTCTGTTGCTCGATCAGCACGGGATTGCTGCTTCGAGCGGCTCTGCCTGCACCAGTGGATCACTGGAGCCATCGCACGTGTTGATCGCCCTGGCTCGCGCTTCCGGGACGGAACGTGCGCCGGAAATTGCGGCTGCGCTCCCCGGCGCGGTGCGATTCACTTTTGGGCGTGAGAACACCGATGCCGATGTCGATGCGGTTCTGGAGATGTTGCCGGGTATTGTTGCACAACTGCGGGAAATGACGGTAACATCGCAGGGAGGCGTATGA
- a CDS encoding PIN domain-containing protein: MPAQRNYVLIDYENVQPDLMPLLSETNIYVIIFVGAAQKSVPVDFAAAMQRLGSRATYIKLSGNGSNALDFHIAFYLGVLAVRD, from the coding sequence ATGCCAGCACAACGCAACTATGTTCTCATCGACTACGAGAACGTCCAGCCCGACCTCATGCCGCTGCTCAGTGAGACCAACATCTATGTCATCATCTTCGTCGGCGCAGCGCAGAAATCAGTCCCGGTTGACTTCGCAGCGGCGATGCAGCGCCTGGGATCGCGCGCAACCTATATCAAACTGAGCGGAAATGGCTCAAATGCGCTCGATTTCCACATCGCCTTCTACCTTGGTGTGCTGGCAGTCCGCGACTAG
- a CDS encoding IS110-like element ISRfsp2 family transposase — protein MASRESLFIGIDVSKQTLDVAFGADPHAPRETIPYTDEGVQLLVTRLQRLQPTLIVLEATGGLERMVFAQLLQAGLPTARVQPRRVRALAHAEGRQAKTDRLDARLLARFAERVRPPHHQATDEQRASLRDLLVRREQVIQMRTAEINRLTAAAPNLRPGIQQHIDWLDQEIRARAQERDNEAERTDEVRRKRELRESVPGIGAITALNLLLRLPELGTINRTEAAAFVGVAPYANQSGAQHKPRHISGGRRDVRSVLYMATLAATRRRLVRRAFDQRLCQAGKPRKVAIVAAMRKLLTILGAILRQQKPWDPAVHTSAP, from the coding sequence ATGGCTTCCCGTGAGTCGCTCTTTATCGGCATTGATGTCTCCAAACAGACGCTGGATGTGGCGTTTGGCGCCGACCCGCACGCGCCACGCGAGACGATACCGTATACCGACGAAGGTGTCCAGCTCCTGGTCACGCGACTCCAGCGCCTGCAGCCGACCCTGATTGTGCTGGAGGCGACCGGCGGGCTGGAGCGCATGGTGTTCGCCCAACTGCTCCAGGCTGGCTTGCCGACGGCGCGGGTGCAGCCACGCCGCGTGCGCGCCCTGGCGCACGCGGAAGGACGCCAGGCGAAGACCGACCGCCTGGATGCCCGGTTGCTCGCCCGCTTTGCCGAACGGGTGCGCCCGCCGCACCACCAAGCGACGGACGAGCAGCGCGCATCCTTGCGCGACCTGCTGGTCCGGCGGGAGCAGGTGATTCAGATGCGGACGGCTGAGATCAATCGGTTGACGGCTGCCGCGCCGAACCTCCGCCCGGGCATCCAGCAGCATATTGATTGGCTGGATCAGGAGATCCGTGCGCGTGCGCAGGAACGCGACAACGAGGCGGAGCGCACCGACGAGGTGCGCCGGAAACGGGAGCTGCGCGAAAGCGTGCCCGGCATCGGCGCGATCACCGCACTGAACCTGCTGCTCCGCCTGCCCGAACTGGGGACCATCAATCGCACGGAAGCGGCGGCCTTTGTGGGCGTTGCGCCGTATGCCAATCAGAGCGGCGCACAGCACAAACCCCGGCATATCTCCGGCGGCAGGAGGGATGTGCGCAGCGTGTTGTACATGGCGACCCTGGCGGCCACGCGGCGCCGTCTGGTCAGGCGCGCCTTCGATCAGCGCCTGTGTCAAGCTGGCAAGCCGCGCAAGGTCGCCATCGTCGCTGCGATGCGCAAGCTGCTGACTATTCTCGGCGCAATATTGCGTCAGCAAAAGCCCTGGGATCCGGCTGTGCATACGAGCGCCCCTTGA
- a CDS encoding anti-sigma regulatory factor — protein MAQAKVAPIRSDLDIVIARTLARDTAKALGFGAIDQARIATAVSELARNIFLYAGTGTVTIREIERGGRKGIEIICEDQGPGIADIDLVMQDGYSTSRGMGMGLPGARRLMDEFDIKSAEGQGTIIHCRKWRT, from the coding sequence ATGGCACAGGCTAAGGTTGCGCCGATCCGTAGCGACCTCGATATCGTGATCGCTCGCACCCTGGCCCGTGACACTGCGAAGGCGCTCGGTTTCGGTGCGATCGATCAGGCGCGCATTGCGACCGCCGTCAGTGAACTGGCGCGGAATATCTTCCTCTACGCTGGCACCGGAACGGTGACGATTCGTGAGATCGAGCGCGGCGGGCGCAAAGGGATCGAAATTATTTGTGAAGACCAGGGACCCGGCATCGCCGACATCGATCTCGTTATGCAGGATGGCTACAGTACGTCGCGCGGCATGGGGATGGGGTTGCCCGGCGCCAGGCGTCTGATGGATGAATTTGATATCAAATCCGCTGAAGGTCAGGGGACGATCATCCACTGCCGCAAATGGCGCACCTGA
- a CDS encoding IS5-like element ISRfsp3 family transposase (programmed frameshift) — MCKYRSIIENPEKLRSMTGLTVEEFHALVPIFHAAFEAYMKRRTIDGRVRYCRRYVSYANSPLPTTEDKLLFILTYLKQNPTQVMHGHLFQMSQSNVSKWVHLLHGALNYALSQQNLLPARTADDLARRLQEEPSCEEPSCEEPSCEEPSCEEPSCEEPSCEEPSCEEPSHATKAPPFFIHDGVERPIRRPSDKVDRELYYSGKKKRHTLKNVLIIDEFGSIHFLSDTYEGRVHDKCIADEAGYTLPNASILYQDAGFQGFTLPGVQIMQPKKKPRNGTLTPQEKEENRRISSVRVRIEHVIGDIKRYRIIHDIIRFSCSEFRDMVMETCCGLHNFRIWLKRKKQSKNQNES, encoded by the exons ATGTGTAAGTATCGATCCATTATCGAAAATCCGGAGAAATTACGCTCTATGACCGGACTGACCGTTGAAGAGTTCCACGCGCTGGTTCCGATCTTCCACGCCGCATTTGAAGCGTATATGAAACGTCGCACGATTGATGGCCGCGTCCGATATTGTCGTCGCTACGTCTCGTATGCAAACTCGCCGCTTCCGACAACAGAAGATAAATTGCTCTTTATTTTGACCTACTTAAAACAAAACCCAACGCAAGTGATGCACGGACACCTCTTTCAAATGAGCCAATCAAACGTAAGCAAATGGGTGCATCTTTTGCACGGAGCGCTGAACTATGCGCTTTCACAGCAAAATCTCCTGCCTGCGCGCACTGCCGACGACCTGGCGAGGCGATTGCAGGAAGAACCGTCGTGTGAAGAACCGTCGTGTGAAGAACCGTCGTGTGAAGAACCGTCGTGTGAAGAACCGTCGTGTGAAGAACCGTCGTGTGAAGAACCGTCGTGTGAAGAACCGTCGCATGCGACAAAAGCGCCCCCCT TTTTTATCCATGACGGCGTAGAACGTCCCATTCGCCGTCCAAGCGACAAAGTCGACCGGGAGTTGTATTACAGCGGTAAGAAGAAACGACATACGCTTAAGAACGTTCTCATCATTGATGAGTTTGGCTCTATTCACTTTTTGAGTGACACCTACGAAGGAAGGGTCCACGATAAATGTATTGCGGATGAAGCGGGATACACCCTTCCAAACGCGAGCATTCTCTATCAAGACGCCGGATTTCAAGGATTTACCCTGCCTGGCGTCCAGATTATGCAGCCAAAGAAGAAGCCGCGCAATGGAACCCTCACGCCGCAGGAAAAGGAGGAAAACCGGCGTATCTCATCCGTTCGCGTTCGTATTGAACATGTTATCGGCGATATCAAGCGGTATCGAATCATTCACGACATTATCCGCTTCAGTTGTTCCGAATTTCGGGATATGGTCATGGAAACATGTTGCGGGCTGCATAACTTCCGAATTTGGCTGAAACGCAAAAAGCAGTCCAAAAATCAAAACGAATCTTGA
- a CDS encoding insulinase family protein, with product MNITHGFELLREQQISELNTLARLYRHVATGAELLSLINDDENKVFGITFRTPPPDSTGVAHILEHSVLCGSEKYPLKKPFVELLKGSLKTFLNAITFSDKTVYPVASTNTKDFYNLIDVYLDAVFHPRITPEVLQQEGWRYELNEDGSLGYRGVVFNEMKGANASPDRVLYVAVQRSLFPGHIYSVDSGGDPAVIPNLTYEQFRAFHERYYHPSNALIFFYGDDDPEERLRLLERVLAPFERISVDATIPLQPPFREPQRLEVPYPAGPNSADKHMVTVNWLLPDPPDVEEALALDILEHALVGTPASPLRKALIDSGLGENLTGSGFARLRQTFFTVGLKGVKGEHVHAVENMIIDTLGRLVHDGIDPQTIEAAVNTVEFQLRENNTGSYPRGLVVLFRALDTWLYGEDPLAPLMFEAPLRAVKQRLHNGGRFFERLIEERLLRNPHRTTVVLVPDLELTNRQNAAERERLAAIRATLDDAQIEQIATTAARLKQIQETPDPPEALALLPSLTIADLDRKIKTTPTEEMHIGATRVLLHDLFTNGIVYIDVGMNLHTLPQELLPYVTIFGRALLETGTQHDDIIQLTQRIGRDTGGIFPQTFTSAMRGQSDGAAWLFLRGKAILEKSDALLDILHDVVHSARLDNRDRIRQIVREERASREASLIPAGHTVVNTRLRARFNEADWAAEQIGGVSYLLFLRRVERAIDEEWDTVYTVLERMRTLLVNRSALLVNVTVDAAGWDRFRPRLEAFLDRLPAGESVLAAWNPQPGAPSEGLLIPANVNYVAKGASLYRLGYRLHGSALVVTRYLMTTWLWEQIREQGGAYGGFCSFDPRSGMFSYTSYRDPNLLRTIEVYDRSAEFLRQLELSEKELTRAIIGVIAELDAYQLPDARGFTAMARHIVGDDDAYRQQVRDEVLGTTPADFRAFADVLDMLRENAALVVMGNEDAITAANQERALFAAITRVL from the coding sequence ATGAACATCACACACGGCTTTGAACTGCTCCGTGAGCAGCAGATATCCGAGTTGAACACCCTGGCGCGTCTGTATCGCCATGTCGCCACCGGCGCCGAACTTCTTTCGCTGATCAACGATGACGAAAATAAGGTCTTCGGGATTACCTTCCGTACCCCGCCACCCGACTCGACCGGCGTGGCGCATATTCTCGAACACAGCGTCCTGTGCGGCTCCGAGAAATACCCATTGAAGAAGCCGTTCGTCGAGTTGCTCAAAGGATCGCTCAAAACATTCCTCAATGCCATCACCTTTTCGGATAAAACTGTCTATCCGGTTGCGTCCACAAATACAAAGGATTTCTACAATCTGATCGATGTCTACCTCGATGCCGTCTTTCATCCGCGCATCACGCCAGAGGTGTTGCAGCAGGAAGGGTGGCGCTATGAACTGAATGAGGACGGGTCGTTGGGATACCGCGGCGTGGTCTTCAACGAGATGAAGGGCGCCAATGCTTCACCCGACCGGGTGCTCTATGTTGCAGTGCAACGGTCGCTGTTCCCCGGTCATATCTACAGCGTCGACTCTGGCGGCGATCCGGCGGTTATTCCAAACCTGACCTACGAACAGTTCAGGGCGTTTCATGAGCGCTACTACCATCCTTCCAACGCCCTGATCTTCTTCTACGGCGATGATGACCCGGAAGAACGCCTGCGCCTGCTGGAGCGCGTGCTGGCGCCTTTCGAGCGCATTTCTGTCGATGCGACAATCCCGTTGCAACCGCCATTCCGCGAACCGCAACGCCTTGAGGTTCCATATCCCGCCGGTCCGAACAGCGCCGACAAACATATGGTGACGGTCAACTGGCTCCTGCCCGATCCACCCGATGTTGAAGAAGCGCTGGCGCTCGACATCCTGGAGCATGCGCTGGTCGGCACGCCGGCTTCCCCGCTGCGCAAAGCCCTGATCGATTCCGGGCTGGGAGAGAACCTCACCGGTTCGGGGTTTGCCCGCCTGCGTCAGACGTTCTTTACCGTGGGTCTGAAAGGGGTCAAAGGCGAACACGTGCACGCTGTCGAGAACATGATTATCGATACGCTTGGACGCCTGGTGCACGACGGGATCGATCCGCAAACGATCGAAGCGGCAGTCAACACGGTCGAGTTTCAGTTGCGCGAGAACAACACCGGTTCGTATCCACGCGGTCTGGTCGTGCTGTTCCGTGCGCTCGACACCTGGCTCTACGGCGAGGATCCACTGGCGCCGTTGATGTTCGAGGCGCCGCTACGCGCAGTCAAGCAGCGTCTGCACAACGGAGGGCGCTTCTTCGAGCGCCTGATCGAAGAGCGGCTCCTGCGCAATCCGCACCGCACAACAGTCGTGCTCGTGCCTGATCTTGAATTGACCAATCGCCAGAACGCTGCCGAGCGTGAGCGCCTCGCGGCGATCCGCGCCACCCTCGATGATGCACAGATCGAACAGATCGCCACAACCGCTGCGCGTCTCAAGCAGATCCAGGAGACGCCCGATCCGCCGGAGGCGCTTGCGTTGCTCCCCAGTCTGACGATTGCCGATCTCGACCGGAAGATCAAAACAACGCCTACCGAAGAGATGCACATCGGTGCAACACGTGTGCTGCTGCACGACCTTTTTACCAACGGGATCGTGTATATCGACGTTGGCATGAACCTGCACACGCTGCCGCAGGAGTTGCTCCCATATGTCACTATTTTCGGGCGTGCGCTCCTCGAAACCGGCACGCAGCACGACGACATCATCCAGTTGACGCAGCGGATCGGGCGCGATACCGGCGGCATCTTTCCCCAAACGTTCACGTCCGCGATGCGTGGGCAGAGTGATGGCGCCGCCTGGCTGTTCCTGCGCGGGAAGGCAATTCTGGAGAAAAGCGATGCGCTGCTCGACATCCTGCACGACGTTGTGCACTCCGCCCGTCTTGACAACCGCGACCGCATTCGCCAGATTGTGCGCGAAGAACGTGCGTCGCGTGAAGCCAGCCTGATCCCGGCTGGTCACACGGTCGTCAACACACGCCTGCGCGCACGGTTCAACGAAGCCGACTGGGCAGCGGAACAGATCGGCGGGGTCAGCTACCTCCTCTTCCTGCGGCGTGTCGAGCGGGCTATCGATGAGGAATGGGATACAGTATACACTGTACTGGAGCGGATGCGCACCCTGCTGGTCAATCGGAGCGCCCTGCTGGTTAACGTGACTGTGGACGCTGCCGGTTGGGATCGGTTCCGCCCCCGTCTCGAAGCATTTCTTGACCGGCTGCCCGCTGGCGAATCTGTGCTGGCGGCGTGGAACCCGCAGCCCGGCGCACCATCAGAAGGGTTGCTCATTCCCGCAAACGTGAACTACGTTGCCAAAGGCGCCAGCCTGTATCGCCTGGGGTACCGGCTGCACGGCTCGGCGCTGGTGGTGACGCGCTACCTGATGACCACCTGGCTATGGGAACAGATCCGCGAGCAGGGTGGCGCTTACGGCGGCTTCTGCTCGTTCGACCCGCGATCCGGCATGTTCAGTTACACGTCGTACCGCGACCCCAACCTGCTGCGCACCATCGAGGTCTACGACCGTTCCGCCGAATTTTTGCGCCAGCTCGAATTGAGCGAGAAGGAGTTGACCCGCGCCATCATCGGCGTCATCGCCGAACTCGACGCATACCAGCTCCCCGACGCACGCGGTTTTACCGCAATGGCGCGCCATATCGTCGGTGATGATGACGCCTATCGCCAGCAGGTGCGCGACGAGGTGCTGGGCACGACGCCCGCCGACTTCCGTGCGTTTGCCGATGTGCTCGACATGCTGCGCGAAAACGCTGCGCTCGTTGTGATGGGAAATGAAGACGCCATAACCGCCGCCAATCAGGAACGTGCGTTGTTTGCCGCCATCACACGCGTGCTGTAA
- a CDS encoding GDCCVxC domain-containing (seleno)protein produces the protein MKHETVLHCPICHNDSDALMPDDACVVVYPCPQCGALLRPKPGDCCVFCSYADDLCPPEQARTARE, from the coding sequence ATGAAACATGAAACCGTGCTCCATTGTCCGATCTGTCACAACGACAGCGATGCGCTGATGCCCGACGATGCGTGCGTCGTTGTGTATCCCTGCCCGCAGTGTGGCGCGCTGCTGCGCCCCAAGCCGGGCGATTGCTGTGTGTTCTGTTCCTATGCGGACGACCTCTGCCCGCCGGAACAGGCGCGTACTGCACGTGAGTGA